A genome region from Gadus chalcogrammus isolate NIFS_2021 chromosome 5, NIFS_Gcha_1.0, whole genome shotgun sequence includes the following:
- the adprs gene encoding ADP-ribosylhydrolase ARH3 translates to MNTMAVRAVGVGGMASLSRFKGALVGAVLGDCVGGEFEGAEEVPMENVLRHLNGLDNETKGDGTLEYSDDTAMARCVVQSLLTRAGFDEQDMARRFAKEYSLAPGRGYGSGVIQVLKKLSSSQLSDVYQPARDQFNGRGSFGNGGAMRVAPFALAFPDLSDVKKYSRSGAMLTHSCSLGYNGAVLQALAVHLSLQGALELPAQFLDKLISEMEEVEDEEASRNDARALKEAEKPFCERLYRLRDLMDRSKVSIEEVICELGNGIAALHSVPTAIFCVLHCLQPRESLPPHYGGLERTMAYSLALGGDTDTIACMAGAIAGAHYGIEVIPEAWMKCCEGAKEAEVTAQRLHALYHQRAQGGASAPGRGGGLGGEAPATGDEPL, encoded by the exons ATGAACACGATGGCTGTTAGAGCAGTTGGCGTCGGAGGAATGGCATCCTTGTCTCGGTTTAAAGGTGCACTGGTCGGAGCTGTGTTGGGGGACTGTGTTGGCGGCGAGTTTGAGGGAGCGGAGGAGGTGCCCATGGAAAACGTCTTGAGGCATTTGAATGGTCTGGACAATGAGACTAAAGGAGATG gtACCCTTGAGTACAGTGATGATACTGCAATGGCCCGGTGTGTGGTCCAATCTTTGCTAACCAGGGCTGGTTTTGATGAACAGGACATGGCTCGCAG GTTCGCTAAGGAGTACAGTCTGGCTCCAGGTCGGGGCTACGGATCTGGGGTGATCCAGGTGTTAAAGAAGCTGTCTTCCTCGCAGCTCAGCGACGTCTACCAGCCCGCCAGGGACCAGTTCAATGGCCGCGGCTCCTTTGGGAATGGTGGGGCAATGAGAGTGGCTCCTTTTGCACTGGCTTTCCCAGACCTCTCCGACGTTAAGAAG TATAGCCGCTCCGGAGCCATGCTGACACACTCCTGTTCACTGGGCTATAATGGCGCGGTCCTGCAGGCCCTGGCCGTCCACCTGTCCCTGCAGGGGGCGCTAGAGCTGCCCGCTCAGTTCTTGGATAAGCTCATCAGCGagatggaggaagtggaggacgaggaggcctCGCGCAACGACGCCAGGGC GTTGAAGGAGGCGGAGAAGCCTTTTTGCGAGCGTCTTTATAGACTCAGAGACCTTATGGACAGGAGCAAGGTCAGCATAGAGGAGGTCATATGTGAACTGG GTAATGGCATCGCAGCGCTCCACTCCGTGCCCACCGCCATCTTCTGCGTGCTCCACTGCCTGCAGCCGCGGGAGAGCCTGCCGCCGCACTACGGGGGCCTGGAGAGGACAATGGCCTACAGCCTGGCCCTGGGCGGCGACACGGACACCATAGCCTGCATGGCGGGCGCCATCGCCGGGGCCCACTACGGCATCGAGGTCATCCCCGAGGCCTGGATGAAGTGCTGTGAGGGCGCCAAGGAGGCCGAGGTGACGGCGCAGCGACTGCACGCGCTCTACCACCAGCGGGCCCAAGGGGGCGCCAGCGCGCCGGGCAGGGGAGGAGGCCTGGGGGGCGAAGCACCAGCGACCGGGGACGAACCGCTCTGA